The Nitrospinota bacterium DNA segment ATGATATCGAGGTATTCTGGTTGCGATAGGTGCAACCGGAATAGGTTTTTATTATGAGTGACAAAACGACAATGGGTGTGAAGCTGGATGAAGCAACCCGCAACCGACTCAAGAATCTTGGTAAAACCAAGGATCGTTCGCCTCATTGGCTGATGAAGGACGCCATCTCCCGTTATCTGGATAGAGAGGAAGAGATTGAACGTCGTAATCATGAGGCCGACGAGGCTTGGAAAGAGTACCAAAAGACCGGCCAGTCTGTTAGCCACGAAGCCATGATGGAATGGTTTGATACCTGGGGAACAGATGAGGAAGGTCAATGCCCGCCAACAAAAAGCTGATTTGGACGCTTCCCGCCCGAGAGGATATTATCCGGTTGCGGGAGTTCATCGAGCCGCACAATCCTGAAGCCGCCCGCAGAGCCGCTGAAAATTTAAAGAAAGCGGCGTTGCTTCTTCTTGAGAATCCACATATAGGAAAGCCCGTCGAGCGCAGGGAGGATAGAGAATTGATCGTTCCTATCGGGAGGCGGGGTTACGTTATCCGCTATCGCGTTATGGGTGATGAAATTATCATCCTGCGCGTGTGGCACGGTCTTGAGGAAAAAGGAACAACTTGACTTCTTACCCCCTTTTTAGACAGGATTAACGGGATGTGCAGGATGGAAACCGCGGCCCAATATATGGTCAACCCCCTCAAGGGTTTTTACAATCTCCTCTCCCTTCACTATAGGGAGAGGTCGGGTGAGGGTGCTTCATACCCGTTCAAAAATGGCTTTGATGTTTCCGAATTCCGAGGACCAAACTAAAACCTCTTTAAACCCGTGAGCTTCTAAAAGCTGTTTCAAATCCATTTCGGAATACAGGCAGACCGGTTCATGAATCTGATGCTTTAAAGCTATTTCCTTGTTCAATGGCGAATAGCGGTCGTGAACCGCTTTTTCCCGATCCCGATAACCGACAGCAAGTTCCGTATCGATCCCCGATGCCGATAGGAACACCCGCCCGCCTGTCTCCATTTTCTCTGCCA contains these protein-coding regions:
- a CDS encoding type II toxin-antitoxin system RelE/ParE family toxin, with the protein product MPANKKLIWTLPAREDIIRLREFIEPHNPEAARRAAENLKKAALLLLENPHIGKPVERREDRELIVPIGRRGYVIRYRVMGDEIIILRVWHGLEEKGTT